The sequence TCTCTTAAAGTCTTCTATATTTCTATCACAtctattttaacctaaatttgGGAATTGATTTTAGATTACtgcaatttgtgttttttttttttttgtaacattacAGGAAACGGAAAGACAAAACCATCTGTTTGGGAGCCCACCCGCTGTAAATCTGAGGGTTGGCGCCCTCTGATATTTGTGGTTTGATATATGATTTTAAAGGTACAGTGTACGCACTATaactatttcatctcattgaattataGTGCCTTGAGTACCCTgatgctgtccctccattcagtgttatacCATTTTCAAGTGGTTTAATACTGTCTTCTCATAGCTCAGCCCCCATTGGACTCTGCTCAGGCACAGAATACACATTACAGAGATTCCTTCTAGCCATAGTGATTCATAACTGAATGGACGCTGTAATTGGCTGAAAGCagttagctgacactctcagtcaattaaagtcgcccattgctgctcaggctaaagcTTCCTCATTACCCCaatcagcacagaggggatggacttCTGGGAACTCTCATATATCATTAGAACATTTATAAGCACTTTAACAGTGAATGGAGgagggggactccaggcactataaccacttcactgagatgaagaaattacagtgttcctttaagtcaattAAACAGGATTTCAAAATCCCTACTAGGTGGCAAAATGTGCTGTGGCTTTCAATCCATATTGCCACCTCTAGGATACATTATTAAGACCTTGGCTGCAATGCACATGTTTGCCTAGAATATGGAGTGACTGATGGCCAACTAGCTTGTTTATTAACTCCCGCTTGCcaaggagtgtcccttttaaacgaCACACATTATTCatcttttaaaacaatttttttctgttaaaCAAAACATCTTAACATCACAGAATCACTTTAACTGAACAGGATCAAGTCGTGTTCAATGATTTACCCTTCCTGGGAAGTCTTTATCTGGATTGAATACAGTACAATAAGCGTGTGCTGCTACTTTGGGCACAGACGGTGCAATAAGCGTGTGCTGCTACTTTGGGCACAGACGGTGCAATAAGCGTGTGCTGCTACTTTGGGCACAGACGGTACAATAAGCGTGTGCTGCTACTTTGGGCACAGACGGTACAATAAGCGTGTGCTGCTACTTTGGGCACAGATGGTGCAATAAGCGTGTGCTGCTACTTTGGGCACAGACGGTACAATAAGCGTGTGCTGCTACTTTGGGCACAGACGGTACAATAAGCGTGTGCTGCTACTTTGGGCACAGACGGTACAATAAGCGTGTGCTGCTACTTTGGGCACACACTGTTATAAATTACATGTGTTTTACTTTTCAGAGACTGCATAATGCCGCGTGTACTATCCAAGCCATGTGGAGGGGATTTCAGATCCGGAAAAGGGTCAGGAGACTGCCAAAGGCCGTTGCAACCTTACAGAGAAGTTTTAGGTGCAATACATGTCTTTGAGTTTTATGGAAAATCTTTTTCTACTGCTGGCTTGGAATTTACTCCCTACATCCAGCTTTAAAAGCATACACTATGGCTGCTGAGTTCAGTGCTGGCTGTTTGTTTACAGGCCCCATGAGTTTCCTCTTAGATCCTGGGAATAATGCAAATTAATACTAATTAAAATTTTGATGTAGTCTGTCAAAATACTTTTCACTGTTTCTCCTTGTGAGGTTGTTACTATAAAATAATACTCGGTGATAGCTGTGTAGCATGAATTGAAATTAAGTTCCCTACAATTTGTAAACAACCACATAGGTGTTCAATTAAAGAACAGAGCCCAGAGTACACAGGAGCCTTTAAAGGAAAACAgtcatcatttttattattattgaattaTATTTCTGCCATATTAAATGTTTCTCTTGTATGGCAAGATAACTAagccttattttatttatttatttattagagcTAAAAGGCAGAAAGAAATGATTCAGTTCAAGAAACAGAAAGAGGTAGAAGACCTCAGGCAACAGTTGCAGCTGCACAGACTGAGAGCAATGCGGGCATTTCGAGAGAAGCAGCTAACCATGCTAGAACTAGTCCACGCAGGTACGTGGCATTAGAAGGATCTCACCCTGCTAGAACTAGTCCACGCAGGTACGTGGCATTAGAAGGATCTCACCCTGCTAGAACTAGTCCACGCAGGTACGTGGCATTAGAAGGATCTCACCCTGCTAGAACTAGTCCACGCAGGTACGTGGCATTAGAAGGATCTCACCCTGCTAGAACTAGTCCACACGGGTACGTGGCATTAGAAGCAGCTAACCCTGCTAGAACTAGTCCACGCAGGTACGTGGCATTAGAAGGATCTCACCCTGCTTGAACTAGTCCACGCAGGTACGTGGCATTAGAAGGATCTCACCCTGCTAGAACTAGTCCACGCAGGTACGTGGCATTAGAAGGATCTCACCCTGCTAGAACTAGTCCACGCAGGTACGTGGCATTAGAAGGATCTCACCCTGCTAGAACTAGTCCACGCAGGTACGTGGCATTAGAAGGATCTCACCCTGCTAGAACTAGTCCACGCAGGTACGTGGCATTAGAAGGATCTCACCCTGCTAGAACTAGTCCACGCAGGTACGTGGCATTAGAAGGATCTCGCCCTGCTAGAACTAGTCCACGCAGGTACGTGGCATTAGAAGGATCTCACCCTGCTAGAACTAGTCCACGCAGGTACGTGGCATTAGAAGGATCTCACCCTGCTAGAACTAGTCCACGCAGGTACGTGGCATTAGAAGGATCTCACCCTGCTAGAACTAGTCCACGCAGGTACGTGGCATTAGAAGCAGCTAACCCTGCTAGAACTAGTCAATGCAGTTACAGGGTATTAGTGGCAGCTCACCCTGCTAGAGATGGTCCAATCAGGTACGTGGtttcatgtgatttttttttttttccagggcaaaTGGATAAATACCTTCAGGAAATTCAAGAGAATGCGGCTTTGGAAATTCAGAGTTGTTGGAAGGGATATAAAGAGAGGAAAGCTTTCCACCAACAGAAACTTATCCTGAAGAAGTACAAGGCAGCTGTCACTATCCAGCGAGCCGTGAGTCTCCTGCCCATTGCATGTGGCTTCTAGATTCTAACCAAACATGGTGGATGTCTGAGATATTCACCTGCCTGTTACCTGATCGCCATTCTTCTCTACTCAGGTGCTGCGGTTTTTAAAAAAACGCAGAAAACTTTGCGATTCATTATCCCCTTGGAAAAAAACACGCAGTCTTAATGATGAACAGCGGCTTCATTTACAGCAGAAAATCGATGCTCACATCCAGCTCCACCCTGTAAGTTGCGGTTTGTTTTTAATCAATTTTTGCTAAATATCAGTTCGTACAATACATATATTGGTCATGTTGGATAATGGAGGCATACACTTTCCAATCAATGTTTCTCAAGTACCTCGAAGAAATTTAAATGAAAACCACCAAGAATGCAAACTGTCAATATATGTCACAGTAGTAACTCCATTAACATGCTAACATAGCCGGCAATTCAACCGTGTCAACCTGGTCCAGATTGCCacataagtctgtgtgtgtgtgtgtgtgtgtgtgtgtgttttttttttttgcgccaaATAATGGATTTATTCCATGATAGTGGTGTAAGACCCTTGACTATATTCAATATACAATTAACCATGGATTTCTTATATACCAATCTAATCCTaatgattataataataataattagccatttttatagcacttttctccccgtgagactcaaagcactttacaaataaacaaacataaagacataaaagttaggagtttctgacGGTCAGATGAGctgatggaagaggtgggtctttttaaagtctgtaaggatggtgcctctctgattgcgcatggtaaagagttccagaaggtcGGGGCAGCGTGGCTCTTTATTCTGGCCACTGACCGGAGGGATTTTCTGGCTGACCAAAGTGAACAggatggaatgtagggtgtcCTGAGCCctttcaggtactgtgggccttgattgtttaaggctttgaaggtcAGCAGGACAATTTTAAAATCTGTtcgccatttaattggaagccaatgcagggagtggagaacaggtgttatgtgacaggagcgagtttgattggtcagtagtctggctgctgcattttgtacaatctgaaggcgatggagttcttttttctgggaggcccaagtaaagtacattgcagtaatctagccgagaggatacaatgcatggattaatgttggcatatcatccggTGGAATGTAGTGTTGTTTCCTGGCGAAGTTTTTCAAATGAaagtaggcagattttattacggaggaaatctgctgtttaaatagtccagagtcaatcagcaTTCCAAGGTTTCGTACCGTTGATGAACTGATGagttcagagcctccaagctccaggccagttgggtgatcatgggatatttttgttgccCGTGGTCCCCTCACCAAGAGTAACTGTTTTGTCCGGGTTCACTTTAAACCAACTAGCATTCATCCATTCTATGAggtctgctaagcaactgttgatGCGGCATGTTGGGTCTGTTGTATCTGGAGCAAAGGAGACGTAGAACATTCCCACCATATTTTGACCTCTCCTGTGCCACCTGTATCCTGTAAGTTTTTATATGGAAAGGGAGCATTTTTCTAGAACTGGTCGTTGTAGTTTTGGAGTTGTTGTTCCTTGacatctcctgttctgtaaatgcACGATGGAGTAATGCTGCGTTCCTCCCGCCAGTTATTTTGACCAATTTGCcatgtgtatattatttatttatttaattctatgCTTTTATGTTGTAAGGATGAAAATATGAAAAGCAAAGTTAGGTCGTAATGTGTATAACATTCACAAGATctgtagatttaaaataaaagtctAATAATAATTTGATGAATTAAGCTGATGGGGTATTATTTCCAGGGATAGAATATCTAGTTAATTACTGCAATTCATACATCGGACTCGATCTGCAGCCTCCGTTCTCCTGGTCCCATGCTGTTTTTGCAAATTCTTAAACCGATAAAATGTTAAACATTAAACGTAGTTCTCCATAGCTATTCTATAATTTGTTCAGTTGCTACCTATTAATGCATATGGTTATAGTGTGTATTGTATATTCTGACTGCAGTCGTGGGATTAGAAGACAATGCAGCATTCAATGTGTACAGTACGGTCTGCCAAGATCAGCCCAATGCTCAAACAGACTATTTGTTTCTCTCCAGGCCCAGCAGAGGGCGCCAGAGCAGAGCCAAGAGCTCCATGTACAAGCTCAGGAGACGCTGGGTCAATACCTTCTGCGTTGGAAACTGGAACACGGTGCTGAACAGCGTAGAGAAGCTCTGCTCGCCCAGATTAACACGGATATTGGCATGCTGATGGGTAGGATTCAATTCCTATAGTATAGTCATTGCAATTACTGACCGTGTTCAGAGGAAAATAAACGGCCAAatcggtttattcactaaacactgaattgtagtgaaGTAAAACCAAATGGCAACATTTTctcaaaaatagccaaactgagacTAATGCAGTATTTAGATAGTTTCTAAATCAATACATTTTCCCCTAAATTTTACAATTAAATTTTCAATTCAATCCACTGATTGGTGGAAtaaggcttaaccccttaaggacacgtgacatgtgtgacatgtcatgattcccttttattccagaagcttggtccttagggggttaaagggttaactcATTATATGAGCCTGCCTGATCTTCCGTTGAGTGTAGTTGGTTAAGTGGAGGTATAGTTACCCCCAATAGATACTCCTGGGGAGGCCTAATCTCTCATACACAGCTTCCGCTGTTAGAGGGAGCTGtcatactatttaaaaaaacaaaaacctaaagttctatttagcagtttttttgagTAAATGTGTAGATTTCGAGAAAAGCCTATTAAAAATGATGTCACTCCATTTAGACTCTGGCATGCTGGCAATGAAGTCAGCGTGTTGGTGTCACCGAGGAGGTTTGCTCTGCTTATGGAAGCGTCTCCAAGCAGGACAAATCAAAAAAGACTGCGAGGGTTAGTGTTCCAGAAAGGTAACTAGACATGGTGGGAACAGAGGTGCAGTGTgtttctattttaatattttacagtTAATACATTCTGTATCTCTGTGATATATTATGTATTGGGTGGGAAGGATCATTTTAATGGGGTGTAGCTGGTAGCCATTCCATGCAAACCGTGGTACATGATAAATGTTATGCAGATACTCTGGGAACATAACCCCTTTATAATGTTCCATGCCATCATTAATGATCATTAAATTAGGACAGCATGAAATGTCCTGCACTTCAGGTGTAAGctgggttaaatccctgctcatatCGGGAAAGCCAGATATCAATCAATACCTGGGGCCATGTTTAGTAACCtcagactgacaggtaagttgtatgcagagctcaaagtgaatgctgcatacatccATTTAAATCGCCACagcaattcttttttattttgttggttCGTTTTTTTTAAGTTGCACTTGTTGAGTAAAATGTATTGGActtaaaactgttaaaaaaaaaaaaaaaaaagcagggttGTTTTCCTTCTTTCCCCTTTTCcttaaattatggtggaacaTACACATGGGACattttctaggttttgttttggttcacaaGTTCAACAACGGCTTTCATCCTTGAGGGAATAAAATGTTGGCAGTTTTTTGTAACTCTGGTGGGGTTTTGGTTCAGGCTCATTGGGGGACGTTGATCAAGGTGTTATGAAAAGTAATCATTTCAATCCCATCATTATTCTAATCCTAAATTGATCACATTTGTTAAAATGTTCTAAAAGTGATCTACAACTTGCCATTCATGTTCATAGTAAATTTCGTCAGTTTTTGCAGTCCTATTTCAGAAGACTGTCAAAATTGGTGTGGTGGAAAAGTGAAACACAAGACTTTTCCATTGGGgggaaaagtgtcaaaaagattaaAAATCAATTGAATCCAATTAATTTAAAGATGGTTTAAATTAACTTTGGCATAgtgaaaaagagggaggggagaggggcattTCATAAATAGCACCACTATTAAAAATCTACCCCACTGTGTTTTCAATCCACCTCCCTATGTACATAGCTAGTCTCCATCACTTCAGTCAATCATGAAACGTAATTTCTCTACCAGGTGCTCCAAGCCTCTCGGAGGGCACAGAGAAAGACCTGGAAATCTTCAGCAGCAGATCTGTGCCTGTGGCTCTGAAAGCCAAGCAATCTCACACAACTATGCTCAAACGCAGCCGATGGCCATGGTGGAAGAAACTCAGTGATGAATTTATTGAGGAAACCGATGCTGTCATGAATGACTCCTTAGACATGGATCAAGGGATCATGTTCGTTGCTGGTGCCAAGACTGCCAAAGTTACTGACTCCTCTGGCTGTCCCCTTCCCTAGGTTTATGGGTTCCACACTGAAAGCCAGCAGGTCTGGTTACCCAACTTCCCAGTATTTCAGGTTTGCAGATTCTGTGCAGAAGGCATTCCTTTGGGTCTCTGGTACTTTGAACGTGTTTATTGAAGATTTCGCTAGACCATCTACTCCGTGCTTCCATTACTTCTTTCCAATGATCAGTCTACGGATTGCTGTAACTGCGTTCCTCATTTTTCTTTGCAAACGTCAAATCCCCCACAAACCTTTCTGTTTTGTTTGTACTAAATGCTAGGTACCTACCAAGGCTGCACAACTCTCATCTGTGTTACAAACTGTTTAATTGTGACAAATGTAATGTTCTTTGGAAACCAAAACGATGCTCTGTTTATTACGTATGATCACAAATACTTTGTGTTTCTGTAAAATCTGTAGTGTAATAATTCTGATTAAATGTTCCATACAGCAGAACAACCTGCTTACTTTATGTTTCCTTATTGCTGATGGTTTCCATTTGGATCTTGTAGGTTACGTTTATGCCAGTACAATAATGGAACAGAATGAGAGCCTCAGCAGTGTAAGGCTTAGTAGGAATCAAATATTCAGGGAATGAATCAAGTACATTTATAAAGAAACAGATAGAACACAGAAGGTAAGTTAAACCAGTTCTATGCAGGGTTTCCAGATGCCAGTTGTACAGGGACTCTGGGCTCTGCGGGTAGGAAGGTTACTAAACTGGGGGGTCAGGAGGCTGCGGAAAAAGGCTATTTGGGGACTCTGCAGGACATTCAAGACACAGGGATACCAGGAACTCTaccaattaaatttaaaaaaagtcgcAGACCCTGACATGGGAAATCACCAAGTCTCAGATCCTCAGACATAATGTGAGCCTAGATTAAAGCGACTCTGCCATCAGATATTGTCTCTTATAACCTGCCTATATATTCTGTTGATAATTTTTCAAACTGTTCAGAGGTTTTactaaaatgaatacatttttagGTACCATGGATCCGCAGCAACATGTGAGTGTTGGCGGTTTGCTGCACAATGGCATGCTCTGTAAATCGTAAATTCTGATTGGCTGGTGATGTCATGTGATCTCTGCagccttgtttgttttttgctgcaAAACTCTAGGAGTGTAGGTTAAAACCAGTGCTTTTAATTTGGGgtgaaaaaaaacatgtacattttTAAGATGAATGCTAGGGACCCTACATGACTTGGCATGAAGAATACAGGCCGCCCTGGTGCGAACAGTCATTCATAGCATAGAGAGATACAATCACGTTGCTATATTGTTTGTGGACTGAGGGGATCTATCTATATATACCATCTAAACCCAACCCAAAGGCTTCCCTGCATTTAAACACACTCATTAACAAAACTAAACCTCCACATGCGTACATGCGCACAATATTCAAATACACTCCTTCATTCAGACACCACAAACATATACACCTGCATTAACACAGTGACCCTACACACAGTTAAACAAGCAATTGAATTCCTTGTACTACTAAAAATCAGAGCCCTGCATTCATACAGTAACATTACATGCAGATATACAATGCATCCACACATCGACACTACATGCAGAAAACCCCATGCATTTGCACAGCGACACTACATGCAGAAAACCCCCTGCATTTGCACAGTGACACTACATGCAGTTATACCCCTGCATTTACACAATGACACTGCATGTAGATAAACCCCCTGCGTTCACACAGTGACACTACATGCAGATACTCCCTGCCTTCACACAGTGACACTACATGCAGATACACCCTGCCTTCACACAGTGACACTACATGCAGATACACCCTGCCTTCACATGGTGACACTACATGCAGatacaccctgcattcacacagTGACACTACATGCAGAAAACCCCCTGCATTTGCACAGTGGCACTACATGCAGATACACCCTGCGTTCACACGGTGACACTACATGCAGATACACCCTGTGTTTACACGGTGACACTACATGCAGATACACCCTGTGTTTACACGGTGACACTACATGCAGATACACCCTGTGTTTACACGGTGACACTACATGCAGATACACCCTGCTTCACACGGTGACACTACATGCAGATACACCCTGCTTCACACGGTGACACTACATGCAGATACACCCTGCGTTCACACGGTGACACTACATGCAGATACACCCTGCTTCACACAGTGACACTACATGCAGatacaccctgcattcacacagTGACACTACATGCAGATACACCCTGTGTTTACACGGTGACGCTACATGCAGATACACCCTGTGTTTACACGGTGACGCTACATGCAGATACACCCTGTGTTTACACGGTGACGCTACATGCAGATACACCCTGTGTTTACACGGTGACGCTACATGCAGATACACCCTGTGTTTACACGGTGACGCTACATGCAGATACACCCTGTGTTAACACGGTGACGCTACATGCAGATACACCCTGcttcacacagtgacacagtttGGTTCCaggtaaataaattaaataataagtaaaactTTCAAAACTTTATGCCAGGAACACAAACTGCAAGAGAAAAATCTTCCACTAGATGGCGTCAGTGTCCTCCCCGGGTGCCACCGATCTCGTTTCACAATACTACCAGAACATGGAGCTCTGCTAGCCATTTCCGCTGTGCTCTTCATATTGCCCTGCGCCTCTGTTTCAGTCCCCATCTCCCATCCAGCCATATTGGTTCTCCTGCTAACTGAGTCTCTCCCTCTTCCTCTCCTTTTTCCCTGCTATAGTTGTGTATCCTTTCGCCAGCCTATGTCTTCATGTGTCAGATAATCCTGTTTAATTGTTTTCTCCTGCACTGATCTTGGTGTTGGGATCCCAGCATGTAGCACACTGGTCGCCCCATGGCATGGCATTAGCACACAATATTGatgtacattttgtttttaatttgatcCTGTGATTTTGGAAACCTGTTTTGTCTGCAGCTGCATTCATTCTGAGCATTTTGcattattctctcttttttttttccccagtaaaAATTTTATtgactacacaaatacactcccacattcacatacacactccgaagctacacacacatacagcagggATATTCACACAGACACCTAATACACCAGTGTACTCAATAAAAACCAAAACTGCAAAATTCACTACAAACTGATGGGTGGTACAGCAATAATCAGGATACTTAGCTGTTCAATTAGTTGGTGTTTCTGTTATTTGTAGTAACAACGTTTATTGCGACCCTGATCAATGTCACAGCATTTATAGTCATATTATTGCCTATTTGTAATTGGAAAGCATTTACTGCACTTACACCTACAAGGGTATGGCATAACATGTTGGTAAGTAGGCAATATAGCCAGGTGGTATAGTATAGCGGCGGTTATTGGTCAGTACATATGGCTTTGCCAATTGCTGTGTCTGTGGCATGGAATGGCGTAAAGAGGCGATaactggtggtgtgtgtgtgtgtgtgtgtgtatgtatacacacattttattgttagttttttttgttttgtgttttataaatttgcaaagagaatggtgtgacggaccgctggcactccgaccgagtacctccacaaTCGATGCTCGTAGTGCTTGctgagcactccaaccgacaccatcagcactgcagacccccccttccagcgatgcagctgcgccggggtctcgctgtctccacCCACccggacccaaggccaggatccagcttccagtgggtgaacctctctttccccagagagcgtaacaggaaccgaacagctcttgcaagagctcagtgattatagcaagagagtatgacgaACATAGCAattccttgtagcagattcccccaataagagacaggactcagattgagggtgaagaagaactgaggtttaatgacacacactctgcttttatgcaattctcccgtgcaagggagacgcccacagacaattatgaattacccaatcacacactggttacatccaacacatctcctccccttagcctgagaggtaatacAATTAGCCGTACAGTTTGAAACATACTTTTACCCAATTtttataactctaaaactatacatccaatattaataaaagttttcaaatacaaacatacccaaaaatcatttgaatccgttcagccgttcgggagatagatataagtcacctttgaccgactgcaggcacattttcatgcccaaaagagttccatagagttAGGCTCTGctgtcggtcaatttcacacagaaaaatgtataagtctcattcgaatgcacgaacggggccgtttgtgcaaatagcccagtctaacagtgcgtttgaattgtcgaacgcactttGATTTCAGCCGAAGCATCGAAGTTcatgagaaggtaagggtcagcggtgttcgtgcaaatgtgtagccgattttagttccatagatggCACGCACCTATGACCGCGTttaactaaattaaaatggccgccgccacgtgttcgtttttcgaacggcggccacttcgactactttggcacttcgactgcatccgaagtgccagtttaaaagtacaaatcctttctctgggagttaaagggccagcagcagcacaatacaaatccattatgcccaaatcctgtatttaaagggccaaacctcccagagaccataatcacatggcaagaggctggcaagtagtcctctccaggcacaagtggcgatgtTAATTCGCCACAAATGGGACTCAGAAGGCTTGGTGACGAAAATAAGGCGAGCTGTCCTGAAGTCCTCGAGTACTAGACGGAtgcttttattaatatattttattatatatctttCACAGTAACTGTGTCAGTGGCAAAATGTTGGTTTTCAGCATAGGTAATTGGCCAATGTAGATTGACTTccagttactgtgtgtgtataaaggatGGGGTAATGTTTcattataaatggcaataataagatCTGCAGAGAGAAACAGACTGCAGATCATGGTTAGTagctgcagggccggattaacataggggctgatggagctgcagctccaggcctaggcccatggaataggcccatttaaaaaaaaaaaaaaaaattttttttttttttttttttttacacactactcttaggtttgccacctgactggtgataaatggagattactctgcaataccagcaccggccagtagggttcactgtgtgtggagaaaggcagggataggaagtaacagcatatccctccctgcctatctctactcactgatccgtgggggagcagctacacagcacagagagtccagacagcagctcccagcctgcagacacagactacagctcagggaagtgagggaggaTTGGAAAGGCagaagggagacatggggacactgagacactagaggacacatggggacactgagacactaggggacacatgtggaccctgagacactaggggacactgagacactaggggacatatagggggacactgaggcactaggggacacagacactaggggacactgagacactaggacacatgggcagagtaagtgatgagaaccgcactcagtcccaacggccaagggtgctccagagcaggaccagcaatcccagtacaataatccaagaagaaaaaactcacaggcactccaacttcaagccgcaggcagatttattatgacagaatgcaatgcAACGTTTCGActggaaaggtctttttcaagctggcttgaaaaagacctttccggtcgaaacgttgcgttgcattctgtcataataaatcttcctgcggcttgaagttggagtgcctgtgagttttttctactaggacacatggggacacagacactcagagaccgggaaacactgagacacttggggacactggaaaacatggggacactgagacactaggggacactgggacacattt is a genomic window of Pelobates fuscus isolate aPelFus1 chromosome 8, aPelFus1.pri, whole genome shotgun sequence containing:
- the IQCB1 gene encoding IQ calmodulin-binding motif-containing protein 1; the protein is MAAPVDSRLLKLVAEITESRVEEVPVLLLKLKDFLKHVPPGSQELKELKAGLYHYDLIQYCVLVLKQDFSRVRGSWGTAADLADILSNCCVGLDPKEDPDEFYNKLLPSALLHMLILGRRIQARFVRSIKDEERGQLFCSFKMVTDSLCWLFTGHLQLANTVLQQEHFLQLLMTDDVETGTVVMSVLQSILRADRVILNQVPDNVLHPILDELVYKLSASTNPVVGSAATRSLLQMIESRPDVGRIMGIRYKGLRSLLSKQWTGKGFGRELAHLLDRLQSGSYQREEMQRLHNAACTIQAMWRGFQIRKRVRRLPKAVATLQRSFRAKRQKEMIQFKKQKEVEDLRQQLQLHRLRAMRAFREKQLTMLELVHAGQMDKYLQEIQENAALEIQSCWKGYKERKAFHQQKLILKKYKAAVTIQRAVLRFLKKRRKLCDSLSPWKKTRSLNDEQRLHLQQKIDAHIQLHPAQQRAPEQSQELHVQAQETLGQYLLRWKLEHGAEQRREALLAQINTDIGMLMGAPSLSEGTEKDLEIFSSRSVPVALKAKQSHTTMLKRSRWPWWKKLSDEFIEETDAVMNDSLDMDQGIMFVAGAKTAKVTDSSGCPLP